One Deinococcus humi genomic region harbors:
- a CDS encoding ABC transporter permease has translation MTERSAPASSPSSSGWLSRLLMAREVSLVGLLVLVTLGTAAINPLFLSFGSVRDLLLNVSIIALLVVGQTLVLLMKHVDLSVSSTVGLSAFLTGSLFVAYPGLPVPLALLFGLGLGALLGIVNGLLVAYGKVPALVATLGTLYVFRGVTYAVVSGGQINASNLPPSFLGFGTGSVLGIPNLVLLALAVLVGFAYYLRSYRGGREYYAVGSNSEAAVLAGINVTRRTMTGFVLSGAIAGLAGVLYLARFGTVDATAGTGLELQVIAAAVVGGVSINGGVGTLAGAGLGALLLGVMGSALVTLRAPGFYQQAIQGALLLAAISIDMLVSRRAARRLQEERKS, from the coding sequence ATGACCGAGCGTTCCGCGCCTGCCTCCAGCCCGTCCTCGTCCGGCTGGCTGAGCCGCCTGCTGATGGCCCGCGAGGTCAGTCTGGTGGGCCTGCTGGTGCTGGTCACGCTGGGCACCGCCGCCATCAATCCGCTGTTCCTCAGCTTTGGCAGCGTGCGCGACCTGCTGCTCAATGTCTCGATCATCGCCCTGCTGGTGGTGGGACAGACGCTGGTGCTGCTGATGAAGCACGTTGATCTGAGCGTGAGCAGCACGGTGGGCCTCAGCGCTTTTCTGACCGGCTCGTTGTTCGTGGCCTATCCGGGGCTGCCCGTCCCGCTGGCGCTGCTGTTCGGTCTGGGGCTCGGTGCGCTGCTGGGAATCGTCAACGGTCTGCTCGTCGCCTACGGCAAGGTGCCGGCCCTCGTCGCCACCCTGGGGACGCTGTACGTATTCCGGGGCGTGACCTACGCGGTGGTCAGCGGCGGGCAGATCAACGCCTCCAATCTGCCCCCCTCCTTCCTGGGCTTCGGCACCGGCAGCGTGCTGGGCATTCCAAATCTGGTGCTGCTGGCGCTGGCCGTGCTTGTCGGCTTCGCGTACTACCTGCGCTCGTACCGTGGTGGGCGCGAGTATTACGCCGTCGGTTCCAACAGCGAGGCCGCCGTGCTGGCCGGGATCAACGTCACGAGGCGCACCATGACCGGCTTTGTCCTCAGCGGCGCGATCGCCGGACTGGCGGGTGTGCTGTATCTGGCCCGCTTCGGCACGGTAGACGCCACTGCCGGAACGGGGCTGGAACTGCAGGTCATTGCAGCGGCGGTGGTGGGCGGCGTGAGCATCAATGGCGGCGTCGGCACGCTGGCGGGCGCGGGTCTGGGGGCGCTGTTGCTGGGCGTGATGGGCAGCGCCCTGGTCACCCTGCGGGCCCCCGGCTTCTACCAGCAGGCCATTCAGGGCGCGCTGTTGCTGGCCGCCATCAGCATCGACATGCTGGTGTCACGCCGTGCGGCACGCCGCCTGCAAGAGGAGCGCAAATCGTGA
- a CDS encoding DeoR/GlpR family DNA-binding transcription regulator, translating to MPSEIMAPLPGRQQDILRRALSDKVVRIKDLAADFGVHEMTVRRDIDALCEQGKLLRVHGGAQLLERTAEELSQSMRASQNVDAKERIARAALNLIQDGDTVALDASTTSLALARLLPARQVQAITCSLDAANVLAAGGVPFLMAGGNFHAPARSFVGAFFTDTIERLHPDLVFFSAKGYTPDAGFTDPHLPEVGAKRALVRSGSSVVALVDSSKFGRTALATIADHADINTLITDADPGSELKTRLDDDDIQLIVAP from the coding sequence ATGCCTTCAGAGATCATGGCTCCCCTGCCGGGGCGTCAGCAGGACATCTTGCGCCGCGCCCTGAGCGACAAAGTGGTGCGGATCAAGGATCTGGCCGCCGACTTCGGCGTCCACGAGATGACCGTGCGCCGCGACATCGACGCGCTGTGTGAACAGGGCAAACTGCTGCGCGTCCACGGCGGCGCGCAGTTGCTGGAGCGCACCGCCGAGGAACTATCACAGTCCATGCGCGCTTCTCAGAACGTGGACGCCAAGGAACGCATTGCCCGCGCCGCCCTGAACCTGATTCAGGACGGCGACACGGTGGCGCTGGACGCCAGCACGACCAGTCTGGCCCTGGCCCGGCTGCTGCCCGCCAGGCAGGTTCAGGCGATCACCTGCAGCCTGGACGCCGCCAACGTCCTGGCCGCCGGGGGCGTGCCGTTCCTGATGGCGGGCGGCAACTTTCACGCCCCGGCCCGTTCGTTCGTGGGCGCGTTCTTCACCGACACCATCGAGCGGCTGCATCCCGATCTGGTGTTCTTTTCCGCCAAGGGATACACGCCGGACGCTGGCTTCACCGACCCGCACCTGCCTGAAGTGGGGGCCAAACGGGCGCTGGTCCGCAGCGGCAGCAGCGTGGTGGCGCTGGTGGACAGCAGCAAATTTGGCCGGACCGCGCTAGCGACCATTGCCGATCACGCCGACATTAACACCCTGATCACCGACGCCGACCCCGGCAGCGAACTGAAAACCCGACTGGACGATGACGACATCCAACTGATCGTGGCTCCCTGA
- a CDS encoding ABC transporter permease: MNRFKGLLGWEFSLIVLVGAALLIGGLLSPDFLTGSNLSFLTANFSEVALMSLSMTLLIIVGEIDLSVASILGLCSAVIGVLFAAGVPMPLALPAAFVTGGLAGLFNGLLVTRLGLPSLAVTIGTLALYRGLAYVLLGDRAIAEFPAFYTNLGFGNVPGTLIPLPMALFAVLAILTVIVLHATPFGRALYAIGANGVAARFAGLQVERVKLSLFVLSGLMAALASAVYTFRFASARADNASGFELSVIAAVLLGGVSIFGGRGSVVGTVAAVFLIGIINGALTILDVSNEILTIVTGLLLIGSVLLPNLLTHFRTYQQRRRIQGDSVIQ, encoded by the coding sequence GTGAACCGCTTCAAGGGCTTATTGGGCTGGGAGTTCTCCTTGATCGTCCTCGTCGGCGCGGCGCTGCTGATCGGCGGCCTGCTGTCGCCGGATTTCCTGACCGGTTCCAACCTCTCCTTCCTGACCGCCAATTTCAGCGAGGTGGCCCTGATGTCACTGAGCATGACCCTGCTGATCATCGTGGGTGAGATCGACCTGTCGGTGGCGTCCATCCTGGGCCTGTGCAGCGCGGTGATCGGCGTGCTGTTCGCCGCCGGAGTGCCAATGCCGCTGGCGCTGCCCGCGGCATTCGTGACCGGGGGGCTGGCCGGGCTGTTCAACGGCCTGCTGGTCACGCGGCTGGGGTTGCCGTCGCTGGCGGTCACGATTGGCACGCTGGCGCTGTACCGGGGGCTGGCCTACGTGCTGCTGGGCGACCGGGCCATCGCGGAGTTCCCGGCCTTCTACACCAATCTGGGCTTCGGCAATGTCCCCGGCACCCTGATCCCGCTGCCGATGGCCCTGTTCGCCGTGCTAGCTATTCTCACCGTCATCGTCCTGCACGCCACGCCGTTTGGCCGCGCGCTGTATGCCATCGGGGCCAACGGGGTTGCTGCGCGGTTCGCGGGGCTTCAGGTCGAACGGGTCAAGCTCTCGCTGTTCGTGCTGTCGGGACTGATGGCTGCCCTGGCCTCGGCGGTCTACACCTTCCGCTTTGCCAGCGCCCGCGCCGACAACGCCAGCGGCTTTGAACTGAGCGTGATTGCCGCTGTGCTGCTGGGTGGGGTCAGCATCTTTGGCGGGCGCGGCAGCGTGGTGGGCACGGTGGCCGCCGTCTTCCTGATCGGCATCATCAACGGCGCCCTGACCATTCTGGACGTCTCCAACGAGATTCTGACCATCGTGACCGGGCTGCTCCTGATCGGCTCGGTGCTCCTGCCCAACCTGCTGACCCATTTCCGGACCTACCAGCAACGCCGCCGGATCCAGGGCGACTCCGTGATCCAGTGA
- the rhaI gene encoding L-rhamnose isomerase — translation MNADLLSALQAQRIETPSWGYGNSGTRFKTFAAPGAARDIWEKLDDAAEVQRLTGIAPGVALHIPWDEVEDYAELKKYASERGLHIGAINPNVFQDEEYRLGSVTHPDEDVREQATAHLLDCVEIMRQTGSRDLSLWFADGTNYAGQDDLRARKRRMRAALKRVHGALPDGSRMLVEYKLFEPAFYATDLFDWGAAYSHCLAVGEKAQVLVDLGHHAQGVNIEQIVAFLLDEGRLGGFHFNARRYADDDLIVGTTNPFELFCIYAELVSGANSADDLTRRTAQNVAYMIDQSHNIEPKVEAMLQSVLNCQEAYAAALLVDRDLLREAQERGDVLAAHRVLTEAFKTDVRPLLRELRGELGLPLDPIRAHRESAYEEKVARERGTQTGGGGYPVREKVRS, via the coding sequence ATGAACGCCGATCTGCTCTCTGCCCTTCAAGCCCAGCGAATCGAAACGCCGTCGTGGGGCTACGGCAACTCCGGCACACGCTTCAAGACCTTCGCTGCTCCCGGCGCGGCACGCGACATCTGGGAGAAGCTGGACGACGCCGCCGAGGTGCAGCGCCTGACCGGGATCGCCCCTGGCGTGGCGCTGCACATTCCCTGGGACGAGGTCGAAGACTACGCGGAGCTGAAAAAATACGCCTCCGAACGGGGCCTGCACATCGGGGCCATCAATCCGAACGTGTTTCAGGACGAGGAGTACCGGCTGGGCAGTGTCACCCACCCGGACGAGGACGTGCGGGAACAGGCCACGGCGCACCTGCTGGACTGCGTGGAGATCATGCGGCAGACCGGCAGCCGTGACCTCTCACTGTGGTTTGCCGACGGCACCAACTACGCCGGGCAGGACGATCTGCGGGCCCGCAAACGGCGGATGCGCGCGGCCCTGAAGCGTGTGCACGGCGCCCTGCCTGACGGTTCCAGGATGCTGGTGGAGTACAAGCTGTTCGAGCCCGCCTTCTACGCCACCGATCTGTTCGACTGGGGCGCGGCGTACTCACATTGCCTGGCGGTTGGGGAAAAGGCGCAGGTGCTGGTGGACCTGGGCCACCACGCCCAGGGTGTAAACATCGAGCAGATCGTGGCCTTCTTGCTGGATGAGGGACGGCTGGGCGGCTTTCACTTCAACGCCCGCCGCTACGCCGACGACGATCTGATCGTGGGCACCACCAACCCCTTCGAGCTGTTCTGCATCTACGCCGAACTGGTGTCCGGCGCGAACTCGGCGGACGACCTGACCCGCCGCACGGCGCAGAACGTCGCCTACATGATCGATCAGAGCCACAACATCGAGCCGAAGGTGGAGGCCATGCTGCAGTCGGTGCTGAATTGCCAGGAAGCGTACGCCGCCGCGCTGCTGGTTGACCGCGACCTGCTGCGCGAGGCGCAGGAGAGGGGCGATGTGCTCGCGGCCCACCGCGTGCTGACCGAGGCCTTCAAAACCGACGTGCGTCCGCTGCTGCGTGAACTGCGCGGCGAGCTGGGCCTGCCCCTGGACCCGATTCGGGCACACCGGGAGAGCGCCTATGAGGAAAAGGTGGCCCGCGAACGTGGCACCCAGACGGGCGGCGGCGGCTACCCGGTCCGGGAGAAAGTCAGAAGCTAG
- a CDS encoding sugar ABC transporter ATP-binding protein → MTDFQTAPPLLTLSHASKSFGPVQALSDVSIDLFPGEAHALLGENGAGKSTFVKILAGVHRREGGTLMVSGRPADFHSPGEATAAGIAIIYQEPTLFPDLSVAENVLMGRQPRAGLGRIDVRAMNERVSGLLSDLGVTLDPTRPVRGLSIADQQLVEIAKALSLNANVLIMDEPTAALTLSETDRLFRVVRALRERGAAVLFITHRLEEVFAECQRVTVMRDGTWVSTGPITDYDTDKVVRQMVGRELGELYPRGDAHLGEVALSVRNLSQPKMFSDISFDVRRGEIVALAGLVGAGRSEVARAIFGIDPRSGGEVRIGNTPVAPNSTRAAMRAGLGLVPEDRRQQGLVMDLSIERNANLAVLGRLTGGLLMNRKAEAENAQNWTSKLQLKAHRLQDPVSSLSGGNQQKVVLAKWLSTGPSVLIVDEPTRGVDVGAKAEVHRTLAELAASGLAVLMISSDLPEVLGMADRVLVMREGALVGELSREQASEEAVMYLATGQRAGTSRTGTPRGDAA, encoded by the coding sequence TTGACTGATTTTCAAACGGCGCCGCCCCTCCTGACCCTCAGCCACGCCAGCAAGTCGTTCGGGCCGGTTCAGGCGCTGTCCGATGTGAGCATCGACCTCTTTCCCGGCGAGGCACACGCGCTGCTGGGCGAGAACGGCGCGGGCAAATCCACCTTCGTCAAGATTCTGGCCGGGGTCCACCGCCGCGAGGGAGGCACGCTGATGGTCTCGGGCCGCCCGGCCGATTTCCACTCGCCCGGCGAGGCGACGGCGGCGGGCATTGCCATCATCTACCAGGAACCCACCCTGTTTCCCGATCTGTCGGTGGCCGAGAACGTGCTGATGGGCCGGCAGCCGCGCGCGGGGCTGGGCCGCATTGACGTCCGCGCCATGAACGAGCGTGTGTCCGGGCTGCTGAGCGACCTGGGCGTGACGCTCGATCCCACCCGGCCCGTGCGCGGCCTGAGCATCGCCGACCAGCAACTGGTGGAGATCGCCAAAGCCCTGTCGCTGAACGCCAACGTGCTGATCATGGACGAGCCGACGGCGGCGCTGACGCTCTCCGAGACGGACCGGCTGTTCCGGGTGGTGCGCGCCCTGCGGGAACGCGGCGCGGCGGTGCTGTTCATCACCCACCGGCTGGAAGAGGTCTTTGCCGAGTGCCAGCGCGTCACCGTCATGCGCGATGGAACGTGGGTTAGTACCGGGCCGATTACCGACTACGACACCGATAAGGTGGTGCGGCAGATGGTGGGGCGTGAGCTGGGGGAGCTGTACCCGCGCGGCGACGCGCACCTGGGCGAAGTGGCGCTGTCCGTCCGCAACCTGAGCCAGCCGAAGATGTTCTCCGACATCTCCTTCGACGTCCGGCGGGGCGAGATCGTCGCGCTGGCCGGACTGGTGGGGGCTGGACGCAGCGAGGTGGCCCGCGCCATCTTCGGCATCGATCCGCGCAGTGGGGGAGAGGTGCGTATCGGCAATACCCCTGTGGCGCCGAACAGCACCCGCGCCGCCATGCGTGCGGGCCTGGGGCTGGTGCCCGAAGACCGCCGCCAGCAGGGGCTGGTGATGGACCTGAGTATCGAGCGCAATGCCAATCTCGCCGTCCTCGGTCGCCTCACGGGCGGCCTCCTGATGAACCGCAAGGCCGAGGCCGAGAACGCCCAGAACTGGACGAGCAAGCTCCAGCTCAAGGCACACCGCCTCCAGGACCCGGTCAGCAGCCTGTCGGGCGGCAACCAGCAGAAAGTGGTGCTGGCCAAATGGCTCTCCACAGGTCCCAGCGTGCTGATCGTGGACGAACCCACGCGCGGCGTGGACGTGGGCGCGAAAGCGGAAGTCCACCGGACCCTGGCTGAACTGGCCGCGTCGGGCCTGGCCGTGCTGATGATCTCCAGCGATCTGCCCGAAGTGCTGGGCATGGCCGACCGCGTTCTGGTGATGCGCGAGGGCGCCTTGGTGGGCGAGTTGAGCCGCGAACAGGCCAGCGAGGAGGCGGTGATGTACCTGGCGACGGGGCAGCGGGCCGGGACGAGCCGGACAGGAACACCCCGCGGAGACGCGGCATGA
- a CDS encoding rhamnulokinase codes for MTSRHIAVDLGASSGRVALGTLENGKLHVEVLHRFPNGGVPVRGGLYWDILGLWREVLHGLKLAARQGDIASVGVNSWAVDYGLIDPQGHLMGQVHHYRSPRLNGVMERVRAQLSGERIYDATGIQFLPFNTLYQLAAEVPGELARAQTMLMVPDLLHFWLCGQAVTERTNASSTQFLDPQTGEWATELLDALDLPGRVLPHIVEPGTVLGELSTDVAQETGLQGLQVIAPATHDTASAVAAVPARGEGWAYVSSGTWSLVGIEAPQPVITPRTLAENLTNEAGLDGTTRLLKNVMGLWIIQQCNEGWGLDYGDLYARAAGEAGGTLIDPDDARFSPPGADMPGRIQAFCRETGQTPPQTPAELTRCVLDSLALKTAQILDVLAEVSRQPITTVHVVGGGSQIGLLNQLIADASGKTVIAGPVEATLMGNLLVQARAGGHLPGDDLRGVVRASVELLTFKPGGADLSVLRQHFQSLTRTHNEAEVSA; via the coding sequence GTGACCTCCCGCCACATCGCAGTTGATCTTGGAGCGTCCAGTGGGCGCGTCGCCCTGGGCACGCTGGAGAACGGCAAACTGCATGTCGAAGTCCTCCACCGTTTTCCCAACGGCGGCGTCCCGGTGCGCGGCGGCCTGTACTGGGACATCCTGGGCCTGTGGCGCGAGGTCCTGCACGGCCTGAAACTGGCGGCGCGACAGGGAGACATCGCCAGCGTGGGCGTCAACTCGTGGGCGGTCGACTACGGCCTGATCGATCCGCAGGGCCACCTGATGGGGCAGGTCCACCACTACCGCAGCCCACGTCTGAACGGGGTCATGGAACGCGTAAGGGCGCAGCTGTCGGGCGAGCGGATCTACGACGCCACCGGCATTCAGTTCCTGCCCTTCAACACGCTGTATCAACTCGCCGCCGAGGTGCCCGGAGAGCTGGCCCGCGCGCAGACGATGCTGATGGTGCCCGACCTGCTGCATTTCTGGCTGTGCGGCCAGGCGGTCACGGAGCGGACAAACGCCAGTAGCACGCAGTTTCTCGATCCCCAGACCGGGGAGTGGGCCACGGAGTTGCTGGACGCCCTGGACCTTCCGGGCAGGGTGCTACCGCACATCGTCGAACCCGGCACCGTTCTGGGCGAACTGTCGACAGACGTCGCCCAGGAAACAGGACTCCAGGGCCTTCAGGTGATCGCGCCCGCGACGCACGACACCGCCTCTGCCGTTGCCGCCGTGCCGGCCAGGGGCGAGGGGTGGGCCTACGTCTCCAGCGGCACCTGGAGTCTGGTGGGCATCGAGGCGCCCCAGCCGGTTATCACGCCCCGCACGCTGGCCGAGAACCTGACCAACGAGGCGGGCCTTGACGGCACCACCCGCCTTCTGAAGAACGTGATGGGCCTGTGGATCATCCAGCAGTGCAACGAGGGCTGGGGCCTGGACTACGGCGATCTTTACGCACGGGCCGCCGGGGAGGCAGGGGGCACGCTGATCGATCCGGACGACGCCCGCTTTTCGCCGCCGGGTGCGGACATGCCCGGGCGCATCCAGGCCTTCTGCCGCGAAACCGGGCAAACTCCGCCACAGACGCCTGCAGAACTCACCCGCTGCGTGCTGGACAGCCTGGCGCTGAAAACCGCGCAGATTCTGGACGTGCTGGCAGAGGTCAGCCGCCAGCCGATCACCACGGTCCATGTGGTGGGGGGTGGATCGCAGATCGGGCTGCTCAATCAACTGATTGCCGATGCCAGTGGCAAAACCGTGATCGCAGGACCAGTCGAGGCCACCTTGATGGGCAATCTGCTGGTGCAGGCGCGGGCCGGCGGCCATCTGCCCGGGGATGATTTGCGCGGCGTGGTGCGGGCCTCGGTGGAATTGCTGACCTTCAAACCGGGCGGAGCAGACCTGAGCGTCCTGCGGCAACACTTCCAGAGCCTTACCAGGACGCACAATGAGGCCGAGGTGTCTGCTTGA
- a CDS encoding (Fe-S)-binding protein, translating to MNVDLFITCVNDAMFPRTGQATVRLLERLGHEVRFNANQTCCGQMHLNTGYREGALKLIRKFVDDYRDAEVVVMPSGSCAAMVRELYPEAARWGGDTELLREVEDLAPRVYELSEFLVNRLGVEDVGAYYPHRVTYHPTCHAMRVLRVGDAPLRLLRNVRGMTLLELEGAEECCGFGGTFSVKNPDVSAAMLADKTRHVLDTGAEVCTAGDNSCLLHIGGGLHRLRSGAGTVHLAEILASTEEEVFA from the coding sequence TTGAACGTCGATCTCTTCATCACCTGCGTTAATGACGCCATGTTTCCGCGCACCGGGCAGGCCACCGTGCGGCTGCTGGAGCGGCTGGGTCATGAGGTGCGCTTCAACGCCAACCAGACCTGCTGCGGCCAGATGCACCTAAACACCGGCTACCGCGAGGGCGCCCTGAAACTGATCCGCAAATTCGTGGACGATTACCGCGACGCCGAGGTGGTGGTGATGCCCAGCGGCTCCTGCGCCGCAATGGTGCGCGAACTGTATCCGGAAGCGGCGCGGTGGGGCGGCGACACGGAGCTGCTACGCGAGGTGGAGGACCTGGCCCCCCGGGTCTACGAACTCAGCGAATTTCTGGTGAACCGGCTGGGGGTGGAGGACGTGGGCGCGTACTATCCGCACCGCGTGACCTACCACCCCACCTGCCATGCCATGCGCGTGCTGCGGGTGGGGGACGCGCCCCTCAGGCTGCTCAGGAACGTGCGCGGCATGACCCTGCTAGAGTTGGAAGGCGCCGAGGAATGCTGCGGTTTCGGCGGCACCTTCAGCGTCAAGAACCCGGACGTGAGTGCCGCCATGCTGGCCGACAAGACCCGCCACGTTCTGGACACCGGCGCAGAGGTGTGCACCGCCGGGGACAACTCCTGCCTGTTGCACATCGGCGGAGGCCTGCACCGCCTCAGAAGTGGCGCAGGCACGGTGCATCTGGCCGAGATTCTGGCGAGTACCGAAGAGGAGGTCTTCGCGTGA
- a CDS encoding bifunctional aldolase/short-chain dehydrogenase, with protein sequence MTDTQTRTASTHTDLPKNRWNDADAPNSDGLASLTYRSNLLGADRTLVNIYGGNTSTKSVEKDHLGRDVTVLWVKGSGSDIASITEKGFAGLKLDEVLPLFDRHEMSDEEMTAYLDRTAFEVGRPRQSIETLLHAFVPAKHVDHTHPDAIIAIACTPNGPDIMREIYGERAAWVDYIRPGFTLSQQIGAAVRDNPKLEAVVMGKHGLVTWGETSKESYESTLRIIGEAQAYLDAHAEAEPFGGARVSSVPDGERDTLLTAVLPILRGAMKGARPVILEVDRSPDVMEFVNSNAAAELSQVGAACPDHLVHTKRTPLYLDWTPDQGLDALKAAAQEGVTRFKDEYAAYFEENRSEGDTMFTPAPRVVLIPGLGMVSSGPDAQGADVSRQLYTRAIQVMKSASSLGGFVSLSAAESYAIEYWPLELYKLSLKPAPRALEGHVALVTGAASGIGRAIAHRLAADGAHIVIADLNADGGQTVAEEVTKGRGHRRATAVPMNVTEEEQVTGAYQHAVLTYGGVDIAVNNAGIASSAPIENTSLEMWNRNQSILSTGYFLVAREAFKLMRAQGTGGNLVFIGSKNSVAAGKNAAAYSAAKAAELHLARCLAEEGGAAGIRVNSVLPDGILAGSSIWDGKWRAERAATYGLEPNQLEEFYRNRTTLKVNVFPEDIAEATYWLTSPAAAKTTGGVITVDGGVPTAYVR encoded by the coding sequence ATGACCGACACCCAGACCCGCACCGCCTCCACCCACACTGACCTGCCCAAGAACCGCTGGAACGACGCCGACGCACCGAACTCCGACGGCCTCGCCTCGCTGACCTACCGCTCCAACCTGCTGGGCGCGGACCGTACGCTGGTCAATATCTACGGCGGCAACACGAGTACCAAGAGCGTGGAAAAAGACCACCTGGGCCGCGACGTGACGGTGTTGTGGGTCAAGGGTTCGGGATCGGACATTGCCAGCATCACCGAGAAGGGGTTTGCGGGCCTCAAGCTCGACGAGGTCTTGCCGCTGTTCGACCGGCACGAGATGAGCGACGAGGAAATGACGGCTTACCTGGACCGCACGGCCTTTGAGGTGGGCCGCCCACGCCAGAGCATCGAGACGCTGCTTCACGCTTTCGTTCCCGCCAAGCACGTGGATCACACGCATCCAGACGCCATTATCGCGATTGCCTGCACCCCGAACGGCCCGGACATCATGCGCGAGATCTACGGGGAGCGGGCCGCATGGGTCGACTACATCCGCCCCGGCTTCACGCTGAGCCAGCAGATCGGCGCGGCGGTACGGGACAATCCGAAGCTGGAGGCCGTGGTGATGGGCAAACACGGGCTGGTGACCTGGGGCGAGACGTCTAAGGAAAGTTACGAGTCCACCCTCAGGATCATCGGCGAAGCGCAGGCGTATCTGGACGCCCACGCCGAGGCCGAGCCTTTTGGGGGCGCCCGGGTGAGCAGCGTTCCGGACGGGGAGCGCGACACCCTGCTCACGGCCGTGCTGCCGATCCTGCGCGGCGCGATGAAGGGAGCGCGGCCCGTGATTCTGGAAGTGGACCGTTCGCCGGATGTCATGGAGTTCGTCAACTCCAACGCCGCCGCCGAACTGTCGCAGGTGGGCGCGGCCTGCCCGGATCATCTGGTGCATACCAAGCGGACGCCGCTGTACCTGGACTGGACGCCGGACCAGGGTCTGGACGCTCTGAAGGCCGCCGCGCAGGAGGGCGTGACCCGCTTCAAGGACGAGTACGCGGCCTATTTCGAGGAGAACAGGAGTGAGGGCGACACTATGTTCACCCCCGCGCCGCGCGTCGTGCTGATTCCGGGGCTGGGCATGGTCAGCAGCGGCCCGGACGCGCAGGGTGCCGACGTGTCGCGCCAGCTGTACACCCGCGCCATTCAGGTCATGAAATCGGCCAGCAGCCTGGGCGGCTTCGTGAGCCTGAGCGCCGCCGAGAGTTACGCCATCGAATACTGGCCGCTGGAGCTGTACAAGCTGAGTCTCAAGCCCGCGCCCAGGGCGCTGGAAGGCCATGTGGCACTGGTGACGGGCGCGGCCAGTGGTATTGGGCGGGCCATTGCCCACCGTCTGGCGGCGGACGGCGCGCACATCGTCATCGCTGATCTGAACGCGGACGGCGGGCAGACGGTGGCCGAGGAAGTTACGAAAGGGCGCGGCCACCGCCGGGCCACGGCCGTTCCCATGAACGTGACCGAGGAGGAGCAGGTAACCGGCGCTTATCAGCACGCCGTGCTGACCTACGGCGGCGTGGACATTGCCGTCAACAACGCCGGTATTGCGTCCAGTGCTCCCATTGAGAACACCAGCCTGGAGATGTGGAACCGCAACCAGAGCATCCTCTCCACCGGCTATTTCCTGGTGGCGCGCGAGGCCTTCAAGCTGATGCGGGCGCAGGGCACGGGCGGCAACCTCGTCTTTATCGGCAGCAAGAACAGCGTGGCGGCGGGCAAGAACGCGGCGGCCTACAGCGCGGCGAAAGCGGCGGAACTGCACCTGGCCCGCTGCCTGGCCGAGGAGGGGGGCGCGGCGGGCATCCGCGTCAACTCGGTGCTGCCCGACGGCATCCTGGCCGGCAGCAGCATCTGGGACGGCAAGTGGCGGGCCGAACGCGCCGCCACCTACGGGCTGGAACCCAATCAGCTCGAGGAGTTCTACCGCAACCGCACCACCCTCAAGGTCAACGTCTTCCCCGAGGACATCGCCGAGGCGACGTACTGGCTGACCTCCCCTGCCGCCGCAAAGACGACGGGCGGCGTGATCACGGTGGACGGCGGGGTGCCGACGGCGTATGTGCGGTAG
- a CDS encoding L-rhamnose mutarotase, which yields MSDPAHPQRVCFLLQVRPERLAEYRERHRAVWPEMLAALSETGWHNYSLFLKDDGLLVGYFETPDLEAAREGMARRDVNARWQADMAPFFAELEGNPDEGFLPLEEVFHLD from the coding sequence ATGTCTGATCCTGCTCACCCACAACGGGTCTGTTTTCTGCTCCAGGTCCGCCCAGAACGTCTTGCGGAGTACCGGGAACGCCACCGCGCCGTGTGGCCGGAAATGCTCGCCGCCCTCAGCGAAACCGGCTGGCACAACTACTCGTTGTTCCTGAAAGACGACGGTCTGCTGGTGGGTTATTTCGAGACTCCGGATCTTGAGGCCGCCCGTGAGGGGATGGCCCGGCGCGACGTGAACGCCCGCTGGCAGGCCGACATGGCCCCCTTCTTTGCCGAACTGGAAGGCAATCCGGACGAGGGTTTCTTGCCACTGGAAGAGGTGTTTCACCTTGACTGA